The window GCGCCTTGAATCACTTCTGCTAAGCTTCCAATTCGATTCTCACGATTAGTAAACTTTGACACTTCGTCCTTTACAGGATTCATTCCATTAGGGCGGCCTTCATAGATGGCTCCCTTTGTATCACACATAACAATATCGCGAACACCGAAGCTGTACATAAGCTTAATAATGGCTATTCCTGCAGCTCCAGCACCATTCGCAACGATTCTAATTTCACTCATTTTTTTACCTGAAAGTTTTAGGGCGTTGACTAGCCCAGCTACCGTAACAATGGCCGTCCCGTGCTGGTCATCATGGAATACTGGAATATTGGATTCCTTTTTCAAACGCTCCTCAATCACAAAACAATTTGGAGCAGCAATATCCTCAAGATTTACGCCACCAAAATTAGGTTCAAGTAGTTTTACTGTTTCGATAATTTTTTCAACATCAGTCGTATTTAAACATATTGGAAAAGCATCAACACCAGCAAAGCTTTTAAACAAAACTGCTTTTCCTTCCATTACAGGCAGGGCTGCTTCCGGTCCAATGTTTCCAAGTCCTAAAACAGCAGTCCCGTCAGAAACAATCGCGACCATATTCCCCTTCATTGTATAGTCGTATACGGTTTCGGGTTTATCATAAATATCTTTGCAAGGCTCTGCAACGCCTGGTGAATAGGCTAAACTAAGATCCTTACCATTTTGAACTTTCACCTTTGAAATTACTTCCAATTTCCCTTTATTCATTCTGTGCATGTGTAATGCTTCTTCACGTAAAGTCAATTTTCCCACTCCCTCAATTGTTCCAATAAATAGCA of the Bacillus sp. 1NLA3E genome contains:
- a CDS encoding NAD(P)-dependent malic enzyme, yielding MTLREEALHMHRMNKGKLEVISKVKVQNGKDLSLAYSPGVAEPCKDIYDKPETVYDYTMKGNMVAIVSDGTAVLGLGNIGPEAALPVMEGKAVLFKSFAGVDAFPICLNTTDVEKIIETVKLLEPNFGGVNLEDIAAPNCFVIEERLKKESNIPVFHDDQHGTAIVTVAGLVNALKLSGKKMSEIRIVANGAGAAGIAIIKLMYSFGVRDIVMCDTKGAIYEGRPNGMNPVKDEVSKFTNRENRIGSLAEVIQGADVFVGVSAAGALTADMVRSMNENPIIFAMANPNPEIMPAVATEAGAMVVGTGRSDFPNQVNNVLAFPGIFRGALDVRATHINEEMKVAAVNAIASLVSEEELNANYVIPGPFDPRVAPAVAAAVAKAAMETGVARLKVDIEEIKEKTRKLASIGKSE